TGTCGGATCGTCCTCTTGCCGTTCGTCCTCTGTCTATAACGGAAAAGGAGAACGGTTGTGAAAGACGAAGCCAATGTCAGGCACGAAGAAGAGGCGATCATCGCCATGCTGATGATGCGGGCCAAGGCGCTCAGCGAAAAGAACGCCGAGGAGGCGCTGTCCTATGAGGTCGAGGATTCCGTCGAGTTCTCGCTGGCGCCGCCGCTCGTCAGCAATGGCAAGGACGCGGCCGGCCTACAGGCCTGGTTCGATACCTGGGAAGGCCCGATCGGCGGCGAAGTGCGCGATGCCAGATTGACGGTCGGCGGGGATGTCGCCTTCTGGAGTGGTCTCCTGCGCATGACCGGGACCAAGACCGATGGGGCCGAGGTCGATCTCTGGTTCCGCCAGACCCTCGGCCTCGTCAAGCGGGATGGCCGCTGGCTGGTTGCCCATCAGCACGCCTCGGTGCCCTTCGCCATGGATGGCAGCGGCCGCGCGCTGCTCGATCTGAAACCGCAAAGTGCAGACCCTGTTGAATAATTCCGTTGCCGGTCAAGCATGTCGCACAGACCGCGCAGCGGTTTTACGGCAAAGACATACGCAAAAAACAAAGACCTAAAGCGCGAGGAGCGAATCTGAAAGATCGCGACGCGCTTTAGAGAATAAGAACTTTGTTTTAATCAAATTTTGCAAGCATGGAGATTGGGAGGCCTTCAGTTTCTGCTGGATGACGGTTGTTTATACGTGCCGGCGAATTGGACTTAAGGCGTGCGTCAGTACAGCAGCGAAGGCGGGCGGAGAACATGCTTTTCAAGTCTACGACAAGTCGCAATCTTTTTTCTGTGGCGGCCTGTGGCGTCATCGCCGTTATTGTCGCTTCCAGCGTCATTTTCTATCGGTCCTATACCGAAATTCGCGGCGGCAGCATCGAACAGATGCGCCAGATCGCGACGGCCGAAGCGCTGAAAGTCGAAAAGAATATCGGCGGTACCGTGCATATCGTCGACGGACTTGATGTCGTGCTGACCACGATGAAGCAGATGGGCGACACCGATCGTGCCAGGGCGGACAAGGTCTTGCTCAACCTGCTGCAAGCCAACCCCCCCGTCCTTGGGACTTGGACCGGATGGGAGCCGAATGCTTTCGACGGCAAGGACAAGGATTATGTCGGCAAGGAAGGACACGACGCGACGGGCCGCTATGTGCCCTATTGGGTGCGGAGCGGGGGGCAGATTACCCATACCGCGTTGACCGATTATACCGTGGCTGGAGCGGGCGACTACTATCAGCTGCCGTTCACGCAGCGCAAAACCGTTTTCATCGAGCCGTATTCTTATGCGATCGATGGAAAAGACGTCTTGATGACCTCTGTCACCAAGCCGATTGTCATCGACGGCAAGGCGGTGGGCGTTGCAGGCCTTGACCTTTCGCTTCAGGACACCAACAAGGCGCTGTCAGCCGTTCGACCGATGGGAGCGGGCTTCCTTGGCCTGGTGACCAGTGCCGGCAAGATCGTCAGCCATCCGGATGCAGGCCTCATCGGCAAGAGCCTTTCCGAGACGGGAGCAAAGACTGCGGAGTGGGATCGTCTTATCGCCAATCCCGGTGTTGAGCGTGAGGTGACCAATGAGGACGGCAGCGTATCGCTGGCGATTGCGGTCGCGGTCAAGCTTGCCGAGAGCTCGGATTGGTATGCGATCGTTTCGGTCCCGAAGGCAACACTCTTCGGGCCTCTGTATGCGGTGGTGCGGGATGCCATTCTCGCAACAGGCTTGGCGGCCTTGCTGCTCGGCGTCGCCGGTTGGCTGATCGCACGTCGGTTCGTCGGTCGGATTTCCAGCGTCATCGGCGAGACTGCCGAGATTGCCGCAGGTAAACTCGATGTGAACCTGAAGGACAGCGACGCGAAGGACGAAATCGGCGACCTGTCGCGCTCGCTGAAGGCGCTGCTGGAGGGCAATCGCGAAAAGGCGCGGCTGGAGGCCGCGGCAGAAGAAAACCGCGCGCTGCAGGAAAAGGAGCGTGCAGAGCGCGCTCGGATCGACCAGGCCCAGGAAGCCGACGTCAAATTCGCCGTCGGTGAATTGGCGCTTGGCCTGGCGAAGCTTGCCGAAGGCGACATGACGAGCGCACTCGAGCATCCTTTCGCTGCGACGCTTGACGAGACCCGCATCAATTTCAACGAGTCGGTCGTCAAATTGCGTTCGGCGCTGGTGTCATTCTCGCAAAATGCCGAGGTCATCCAAAGCGGCACCGAGGAGATCCGTTCTGCGGCCGACGATCTTGCGCGGCGTACGGAACAGCAGGCTGCCTCCGTTGAAGAAACTGCCGCGGCGCTCGAGCAGATCACCACATCCGTCAAGGATTCCACGGCGCGTGCCGAAGAAGCAGGATCGATGGTTGTTCGCACGAAGGAAAATGCCGAACGGTCCGGCCAGATCGTGCAGCGGGCTGTCGAAGCGATGAACGACATCGAACAGTCGTCCAAGTCGATCTCGAATATCATCGGCGTCATCGACGAGATCGCCTTCCAGACAAACCTGCTTGCGCTGAATGCCGGCGTCGAGGCCGCGCGCGCCGGTGAAGCCGGCAAGGGCTTCGCCGTCGTCGCCCAGGAAGTCCGTGAGCTGGCGCAGCGCTCGGCTGGCGCAGCCAAGGAGATCAAGGCGCTGATCGGCGCTTCGGGCGGCCAGGTGCGACATGGTGTTGCCCTGGTGCGCGAGACCGGCGATGCCTTGGACGGGATTGTTCAAGAGGTGCAGCAGATCGACCGCAATGTCCACGCGATCGTTCAATCCGCACGCGAGCAGTCGACCGGCCTTCAGGAAATCAATACCGCCGTCAATCAGATGGATCAGGCGACGCAGAAGAATGCGGCCATGGTGGAGGAGTCGAATGCGGCAGCCCACACGCTCGCGACCGAAGTCTCTGCCCTGTCCGGACGGTTGGGCCAGTTTCGCCTCGATACCGGCATGGGCATGACGTCGGCAATATCGCGTTCGAATGCGCCGCGTTCGATCGCCGCTCCGAAAATCGTATCATCGCACACGTCCATCCCTGTTCCCTCTCCGGCCCGTGCGTTGAAGAAGACGCTGGCGACCGCTCTCGGTGGCGGCTCAAAGGCAACCGCTCCGGCCGACCACGGCTGGGAGGACTTCTGATCCGTTCGGTTCAGCGGAACGGAGACGGTTCCCTCGCCACGGCTGGTCGCCGTCATGCCCTCACGCGGCCGCCTTCCGACGGCCGGCGCGAAGCCCCAGTAGTCCGACGCCCATCAGCAACAGGATGGCCGTCGCATAGATATCCGTCGTCAGCGCATATCCGGCCGATTTCGCCAGGAACCCGGCAAGGATCGCCGGCAGGCTGAAGGCGAGATAGCTCTGGATATAGAAGGCAGACAAAAGCCCGGCCCGCTCATCCGCCTTGGCGAGCGGCATGATGGTGCCGATCGAACCGAGGAAATTGGTTCCGAAACCGGCGCCGGTGAAGACCGTGCCGATGAGAAGCAGCGGCACATTGGCGAGATGCACGCCGGCAACGACCGTCAAAATACCGAGCGTTTTGGCCGACACGCCGAAACCGAGATTGGCCGAGGCCGACTTGCTGCGTCTGAGATAGACGGCGCTCGCCCCGCTCGCCATCAGCGCAGTCACGACGGCCCCGCCGGTCAGCGGCGCGCCGCTACCGGTGGTGCTGGCGACCAGCGACGGGACCAGCGAGAGATAGAAGCCGGCGAGCGTCCAGTTGGCGATGTTGATCGGCGTCACCAGCGACAGTGGCCGTTTCACCTGCTGGGGAATGGCGACCCTGGGGATCAGCGAACCGAGCGCGCCCGGCCGCGTGCCGCCGGTCTCGTGCGTCAACCAGATGCCCGCTGCCAGCAGCGTGAAGGCAAGGAGCAACAGCGCATAGGTGAGATGCATCGGGAAGGGGCCGTATTGGATCAAGGCGCTGGTGCCGACCGCCCCCACCGCCATGCCGCAAAGCGGCGCGATCGAATTGACGATTTGCCCCTTTGCCCGGTCGACATCGACGAGCGCCGCGCCGATCGAGGCGCCGGCGATCCCGGTTGCAATACCCTGGACGATCCGCGCCGCGATCAGCCAGCCGGGCCCGTTGGCGACGACGAAGAGCGCCATGGCGATGATTTCGAGCACGAGGGCGAAAAAGATCACCGGCTTGCGGCCGAGATGGTCGGAGATCGAACCGGCGGTCAAAAGCGCCGCCAGCAGCGCGAATGCGTAGATCGCGAAGACCACCGTGATCAGCACAGGCGAGAGCGAGAAATTCTGCTGATAGATCCGATAGAGCGGCGTCGGCGCCGCGGAGGCGCCGAAGAAGGTGGCGAGTGTCAGCGCATGAAAACCGATCGAGGGCCTCTGCGCATTCCCGGTGGATTTGGCTGCGGCGACCATATATAAGCCCTCTTAAAGCTAAGCCGTTGCGTTAGCTCCATGTAGGGCGAATGCATGGTAAAGGCAAATTCTTTGCGTTCATGGTTCTGTCAAAGATTTTGAACCATGGTATGCCTGTCGCCCGGAAGTGTGCAGCGGTTCCGGAATAACGACATGCATAAAACAAAGAAACGAAAGTTGGATTGCAGGCATGGCGGTAAAAGAGAATCTCCGTCCGGGCGGCAGAAGCGCGCGGGTTCAGGCATCGGTTCACAAGGCGGTCCATGAGCTGTTGGCCGAGATGATCCGCGCTGAGGTGACGATCCCGCTGATCGCTGCCAAGGCGGGTGTGACGCCGTCGACCATCTATCGCCGTTGGGGTGACCTGCAGGCGCTTCTTGCCGACGTTGCCGTCGAGCGGCTGCGGCCGGATATGCAGCCGGTCGATGCCGGCAGCGGTAAGGCGGACCTCGAAGCCTGGGCCGAGCAATATGCCGAGGAAATGTCGTCCGGGCCGGGCCGCGAGATGATCCGCGACGTGCTGGCGGCGCAAACGGGCGCAAATGCCTGCAAATGCTGCGAATATACCCGCCAGCAGATCGTCGTCATCGCCGAAAGGGCGAAGGCTCGTGGTGAGGTCTTTCCGGATCTCGACCGCGTCATGGATCAGGTCGTGGCGCCGATCATGTACCGCATCCTGTTCGGAGACGTGCCGGATGCGGCGCGGGTCCGTGATCTCATCGCGCGCGTCATGGACGCTGCGGACTGACTCTTACTCCGCGGCCGCGCGCTTCAAGCCGGAAATCTGGGTAATATAGGCGCGCAGTGCTGCCGGCCGCACCGGTTTGTGCTGAACGGCGATGTCGTATTTCTCGGCCTCGCTGCGCACCTCCGGCGTGCGGTCGGCCGTAATCATCAGCGCAGGAATGTCGGCGCCGAACTGCCGGCGAAGATGCAGGATTGCGGCAATCCCGGTGCCGTCGTCGAGATGATAATCGGCGATGACGAGATCCGGCGGCCCGCCATGGCCGTCGCTCGATATCACCTCGGCGAGACTATCCAGCGCCTCCACCTCGCAGCCCCAGCCGTTGAGCAGCAGCCGCATACCTTCGAGAATCTTTGGTTCGTTATCGATGCAGAGGATCTTCAGCCCCTTGAGCGGCTGTCCCGGACGGTCGGCAGCAGTGGTTGCCGCTGTAGCCTCCGCGGGGCGCGAAATGTCGAGCGGCATGGAGATGCGGAATTCCGTGCCCTTGCCATGCGTCGAGTGCAGTTCGACCGGATGGTTGAGCACGCGGGCGATGCGGTCGACGATCGAAAGACCGAGCCCGAGGCCGGAGGCGGTTTTGGCGCCTTCGTCCAGCCGGGCGAATTCCTTGAACACCGTGCGGAATTTCGACGGCGGAATGCCGATTCCGGAATCGATTACCTGAATGATCACGTGGTTGCCGCGCCGCCGCGCTCCGACCAGCACCTTGCCCGTGTTCGTGTATTTGATGGCATTGGAAACGAGGTTCTGCACCAGCCGGCGCAGAAGATTGGGGTCGGAGCGCACCCGAAGCGATGTCGGCATGACCACCAGCTTCAGCTGTTTCTCGCGGGCAATCGGCGCGAAATCGGTCTCGATCCGCTCCAACAGGTCGGAAAGTGCCACGGCGGCAAGCCGCGGCCGCATGGCGCCGGTATCGAGCCTGGATATATCGAGCACGGCGCCAAGAATGGTTTCGACCGATTCCAGCGCGGAATCGATGTTGCGCACGATCGGGCTGTTGTCTGATTGCGCCATGCGCTCGACCAGCGCCGAGGAATAAAGCCTGGCGGCGTTCAGCGGCTGCAGAATATCGTGGCCGGCAGCGGCGAAAAAACGGGTCTTGCCGATATTCGCCTCGTCGGCGGCGGCGCGCGCCTCGGCGAGTTCGTGGTTGACGCGGGTCAACTCGGCGGTGCGTTCGGCGACGCGCTGCTCCAGCGTCTCATTCGCCTGTTTCAGCGCCTGGTCAGCGCTGACGCGCTGGGTGATGTCGGTGAAGGTCGCGACAATGCCCTTGTCGGGCATGGCGTTGGAGCGGACCTCGATGATCCGCTCGCCGCCGCTGAGCACCAGTGCGAAGGGTTTGTCCAGTGTCAGGAAATGCCGTACCGTCTGATTGAGATCGCCGGGCGCGATGTCGCCGCGCTCACTCAGCGTGGTGACAATGTCGGCGAGGGGAAAACCGACCTGGCCGGCACTTTCCGGCAGGTCCAGCAATTGCCGGAAGCGCCGGTTCCAGATCGTCAGCCGGTTGGAACTGTCGAACACCGCAATGCCTTGATCCATCTGCGAAAGGGCGGTCTGCAGCATATCCTGGTTATATTGCAGCGCCTCGCTTGCCTGGTCGAGCAGCCAGGCGGTGTCGGAAGAGGCATCCTCGATCTTCTGCAGGATCAACGACAGCACCAGCCGGGCCGAGGACGAGCCGATGGCGCTGCCGAGCAGCTGCTCGCTGAAATGGATGAGCGCCATGTCGGCCGGCTGTTCGTCCCCTAGCTTGCGGCCGGAGCTTTGTTCGTAAGTCGTCAATGAGCGCTGCATGCGCTCTTCGCCGAGATAGCGCGAGATCGCCGCTTTGAGATCGCCGACGCTGATGCGGGTCTTCCAGCCGCGCGTGGCAAATTGCGAGCGCGAATGCCGCTTGACGAAGATGCCGGCCTGGATGCGTTCTAGCGGCCGGGCATTGCGGGTGAGCGAGCCGACGACGAAGAAGGCGGTGTTGACGAGCAGGCTCATCGCCGTTGCATTGACCAGCGGATCGGCGTCGGCTGCGCTGAACAATGTCGTCCCGGGAAAGATAAAGCCGAGCACGGCGCTCGCCACATAGGAATAATCGGGACCGCCGAGCGATGGCAGGAACAGCAGGTAGATCCAGATGATGAAGCCGGAGGAAAGCCCGAGGATCGCGCCGCGCGCATTCGCCCGCCGCCAGATCAGCCCGCCGATGAGGGCAGGGGCGATTTGCGCGATCGCGGCAAAGGAAAGAAGGCCGATCGAGGCCAGGCCGGCGGTGCTGTCGGTCGAGCGGTAATAGGCGTAGCCGAACAGCAGCACGGCGAAAATCGCGCTGCGGCGGATGTTGAGCAGCGTCTTGGCGAAATTGTCGCGCTGGCTGGCGCGGCCGGCGAGTTTGCGCCTCAGGAAGATCGGCATGATGATATCGTTCGACACCATGATCGACAGCGCCACGGAATCGACGATGACCATCGCCGTTGCGGCGGAGAAGCCGCCGATGAAGGTGATCAGCGACACCACAGGCATCTCACCGGCAAGCGGCAGCGACAGCATGTAGAAATCGGCGTTGCCCGCGCCGCCGAAGGTCAGCAGTCCGCCGATCGCCACCGGCAACACGAAGAGATTGATGGCGATGAGGTAGGTGGGAAACAGGAAGCCGGCGAGTTTCAGCTGTTTCGGCGTTCGGTTTTCGACGACCGTCACGTGGAATTGCCGCGGCAGCAGGATGATCGCGAAGGCCGAGAGGAGGATCAGCGTGATCCAGCGGCTGATCGGCGTATGGTAGTTGAGCGCCGACATGACCAGCTCGTTGTCGACAGTCTTCTGCCAGAGATCGGTCGGGCCATCGAAGAGAAACCAGATGACGCAGACGCCGGCGGTCAGGAAGGCGACGAGCTTGACCACGGATTCCATCGAGACTGCGAGGATCAGGCCGTCCTGGTGTTCCGTCGCATCCGTATGCCGCGTGCCGAACATGATGGCGAAGCAGGCAAGCACCAGCGTCGCGATGAGCGGCAGGTCCAGGAAGTAGAGATTGCCGCTGCCGATGCCGTAATCGGACGGGTTGACCATGGCGCTAACGGTGCTGGAGATCGCCTTGAGCTGTAGCGCGATATAAGGAATGGTGCCGATCAGCGAGATCAGCGCGACGATCGTTGCGACCGTCGGGTTTTTGCCGTAGCGCGCGGCGACGAAATCGGCAACCGAGGTGAGCTTCTCGGCCTTGGCGAGCTCGATGATCCGGCGAAGCAGCGGCATGGCGAGCGTGAAGACCAGGATCGGGCCGATATAGATGCCGGCAAATTCCAGGCCGCGCTGCGCCGCAAGCCCGACGCTGCCGAAATAGGTCCAGGAGGTGCAGTAGATCGCCAGGCTCAGCGCATAGACCACCGGCCATCCGCCTTCGAGCCCGCCCTGGCCGCGCTTCTTGCGGTCGCCATAGCTTGCCACGGCGAAAAGCAGGAGCAGATAGCCGAAGGCAGACGCGAATATGACCCAGCCTGGAAGCATTGACCCTCCGCCGGCGGAAAGCCCGCCGGGACCTCCCGCAACTTGGAGCAGCTTAAGTCATTTCAGGTGCTTTGAAAATTCCTGCCCGTCTAGGCCTTAAGTCAAAGACCGCCAGAGGTATCGCCAAATAATTGCGATTGCCGATTGATTAATTGCAGTGAAGATGTAGCTAATAAAATCCATCGTATACTCTCTGAAATGGATCGAAGGGGGACGGATCCGATGCTCAACGACTTCAAGGCCTTTATCGCCCGCGGCAATGTCATGGATCTTGCAGTCGGCGTCATCATCGGCGGCGCCTTCGGCGGCATCGTCAAATCCTTGGTCGACGACCTGATCATGCCGATTGTCGGCGCCATTTTCGGCGGCTTCGATTTCTCGAATTACTTTCTGCCACTTGCGTCGGCCGTCAACGCGCCGACGCTTGCCGCCGCCCGCGCGCAAGGGGCGGTCTTTGCCTATGGCAGCTTCCTCACCGTTCTGATCAACTTCCTCATTCTCGCCTGGATCATCTTCCTGATGGTCAGGGGCGTGAATTATCTGCGCCTGCAGGTCGAGCGCCAGGAAAAGGCCGCACCGGAAGAGCTGCCCCCGCCGCCCGCCGACGTCCAGCTGCTGACCGAAATCCGCGATCTCCTCGCCAAGCGCCCGACGGCCTGATCGTGGCTGAAGGCTGCCCCTCACCCTAGCCCAACCGGGGGTCGAGCCGCTGGTCTCGACCCGTCCTTCGGACCCCCGTAAAAAACGGGGAGAGGGGACGTGCCCTGCGAGAGCTTACCGAGGAACGGAGAGGTCGCGGCACACCCCCTTCGCTCCGTTTACAGGGAGCAGGGGCCGGCAGGCGGATGAAGGGCGAGCGTGGATCTCCTGGCGTGCTTCACCACGCCGGCGCGGCCCGACCATTCATCACGAAAATCGATATTCCATCACTGGATATCATGGGATTTGCCGACGCAAATCCACTATGAAGGCGGAAACCGGAGATATGCATGTCGATCGTGAAGAGCCTCAGCCCGCGCGCCATAGCGGCGCCCGAAAGCGGGATCGTCGAAGTCGTCAACTATGCCCGTGGCCGCGAAGGCCTGCTGCCGCTCTGGGTGGGTGAAGGCGACCTGCCGACGCCTGATTTCATCAGCAGAGCGGCGATGGCCGCGCTTGCTTCAGGCGAGACCTTCTACACATGGCAGCGCGGCATTCCGGAGCTTCGCCAGGCGCTTTCGGATTATTACTTCAGACATTTCGGAATCCGGCTTCCGGTCGAGCATTTCTATGTCACCGGTTCCGGCATGCAGGCGATCCAGATCGCCGTGCAGACGCTGACCTCGCCGGATGACGAACTGGTTTACTTCACCCCCGCCTGGCCGAATATCGCTGCCGCCCTCGAAATCTCGGGCGCGCGCTCCGTCGGCGTCGAGCTGCAGTTCGAAGGCGGCAAATGGGCGGTCGATCTGAACCGCGTCGAAGCTGCCATCACGCCGAAGACCAGGGGCATCTTCGTCAACACGCCGTCGAACCCCACGGGCTGGACGGCGACGAAGAAGGATCTTGCCGACATCCTGGCGCTCGCCCGCCGGCACGATCTCTGGATCATGGCGGATGAAATCTACGCTCTCTATTATTTTGCCGGCGGTCGGGCGCCTTCTTTCCTCGATGTGATGGAGCCGGACGACAAGATCCTCTTCGTCAATTCCTTCTCGAAGAACTGGTCGATGACCGGCTGGCGCGTCGGTTGGATCGTCGCCCCGCCCGAGATGGGCCAGGTGCTCGAAAACCTCATCCAGTATTCGACATCGGGCGTGGCGCAGTTCATGCAGAAGGGCGCCGTCGCAGCTCTGAATGAAGGCGACGATTTCGTCGCTGCCAATATCGCCAAGGCGGCCCGCTCCCGCGATATTCTCTGCGACGCGCTTGTCGCCACCAACCGCGTCGAGACGCTGAAACCGGACGGCGCGCTTTACGCCTTCCTCAAGATCGACGGCGTCGCCGACAGCCGCAGCGCCGCCATCGATATCGTCGACAAGACAGGCGTCGGCCTTGCCCCCGGCACCGCGTTCGGCGCTGGCGGCGAACTCTTCCTGCGCGCCTGTTTCCTGCGCGACCCTGCGCAGGTGGCGGTCGCGGCCGAGCGTCTCTGCGACTATATCCTCAAGCGTTGAGAAGCGGCTCGATCGGGCGATTTCGTGCCGGAATCGCCCGATCGATAAAACTTGAACAAAGCCCGAAATCGGCCTCTAACCACAAGTCCAAACATACCGGTTCAAAGGGCCTCGAACGGCCATTCGATAAGAAAATTGGAAAGAAAAACCGGGCCTGATGCCCCTGCTTATCAAACGAAAGCAGGGATGCGGGTCATGGCGGTTTTGGTGACGGGCGGCGCCGGATATATCGGCAGTCACATGGTTTGGGCGCTGCTCGATGCAGGTGAAGATGTGGTCGTGCTCGACCGCCTCTCCACGGGCTTTCGCTGGGCCGTGGCGCCGGCGGCGCGCTTCTATCTCGGCGACGTCGCTGATGCCGACATATTGAAGAAGATCTTCATCGAAAACGATATCGAGGCGATCATCCATTTCGCCGGTTCCGCCGTTGTCCCGGTCTCGGTTGCCGATCCGCTCTCCTATTATGACAACAACTCAGGCAAGACCCGGGCGCTGCTTTCGGCCTCGGTCGAGGCCGGGATCCGAAACTTCGTCTTCTCCTCGACGGCGGCCGTTTACGGTCAGCAAAAGACCGACCTTCCGGTGAAGGAGACGGCCTCCCTCAATCCGGAAAATCCTTACGGCCAATCGAAGCTGATGACCGAGTTCATGCTGCGCGATGCCGCCGCCGCCTATGATTTCAACTACGTCGCGCTGCGTTATTTCAACGTCGCCGGCGCCGATCCTGATCACCGGGCCGGCCAGTCGACCTCAGGCGCCACCCACCTCATCAAGGTTGCCTGCGAGGCGGCGCTCGGCAGGCGCGACAGCGTCAGCGTCTATGGTATCGATTATCCCACCCATGACGGCACCGGCGTGCGCGACTACATCCATGTCACCGATCTTGTCGATGCGCATCTGAAGGCGCTGCAGCATCTGCGCAGGGGCAAGGGCTCGCTCGTTGCCAATTGCGGTTATGGCAGCGGCTATTCCGTGCTCGACGTGCTGAACATGATCACGCGCCTGCACGGACATTCCTTCAAGATCCACATGGCGCCGCGGCGCGCCGGCGATTCGGCCAGCGTCGTCGCCGATGCTTCGCTCGCCCGGCAGGTGCTCGACTGGAGGCCCCGGCACGATTCGCTCGAAACCATCGTCCAGAGTTCGCTCGACTGGGAAATCTTCCTGTCGAACAGAAACGTCGACGACCTGCACAGCATCCACCGGGCACTGGCAGCCGCTTCGTTCTGAGTGGTGCTTGGAAAAGGGAAGATGAAGAACTTTCTGGCCTCACTGCAGCTGCAAAAAGACAATCCGACGCTTCTGACGGCGCAGTTCCGGGCCCTGTCGTCTCAGATCCCCATTCTCTATATCCTGCTGGTCATCAACGCCCTTGCGGTGGCGATCACCCACCTCAAATCCGCGCCGCTCTGGCTCTCGCTCTATATTCCTGTCGCCTTGAGC
This Rhizobium sp. NZLR1 DNA region includes the following protein-coding sequences:
- the galE gene encoding UDP-glucose 4-epimerase GalE translates to MAVLVTGGAGYIGSHMVWALLDAGEDVVVLDRLSTGFRWAVAPAARFYLGDVADADILKKIFIENDIEAIIHFAGSAVVPVSVADPLSYYDNNSGKTRALLSASVEAGIRNFVFSSTAAVYGQQKTDLPVKETASLNPENPYGQSKLMTEFMLRDAAAAYDFNYVALRYFNVAGADPDHRAGQSTSGATHLIKVACEAALGRRDSVSVYGIDYPTHDGTGVRDYIHVTDLVDAHLKALQHLRRGKGSLVANCGYGSGYSVLDVLNMITRLHGHSFKIHMAPRRAGDSASVVADASLARQVLDWRPRHDSLETIVQSSLDWEIFLSNRNVDDLHSIHRALAAASF